A genomic window from Punica granatum isolate Tunisia-2019 chromosome 2, ASM765513v2, whole genome shotgun sequence includes:
- the LOC116193871 gene encoding dirigent protein 18-like — protein MEKKAKYNICILMLSYILLFLVEPKNHSFARTLTEPAPKTVHQTTIITFLMRNVLSGASNNRPSTTKVTSQIPFPKPLGLFPPDGGIPIPLSKPDPSTPTTGQSSNTLGVPLDGFSFPTIATLQELELGTVTPIDEEMFDATSSSSTLYGSSPRVTGKGQGIYVASSEDGTSHMVAMAAYFAGSEFKDGLRFFGVHRRDASESHIAVIGGTGKYNDANGYASVKAVNGNIYLLFTVYLS, from the coding sequence ATGGAAAAGAAGGCCAAGTACAATATTTGCATTTTAATGTTATCCTACATCCTCTTGTTCTTGGTCGAGCCCAAAAACCATTCATTTGCCCGAACcctcaccgagcctgctccaAAGACAGTACATCAAACTACAATTATCACATTCCTGATGAGAAATGTCCTGAGTGGGGCCTCTAATAACAGGCCATCCACCACAAAAGTCACCAGTCAGATTCCTTTCCCTAAACCCCTCGGCCTCTTCCCTCCCGACGGAGGAATCCCGATTCCCCTCTCTAAGCCGGACCCATCAACCCCCACCACGGGCCAATCCTCCAACACGCTTGGTGTACCTTTGGATGGGTTTTCCTTTCCCACTATTGCGACCCTCCAGGAACTGGAGCTCGGAACCGTGACACCTATCGATGAGGAGATGTTCGACGCTACAAGTTCAAGTTCAACACTGTATGGATCATCACCACGAGTTACCGGGAAAGGGCAGGGGATATATGTGGCGAGCTCAGAGGACGGGACGAGTCATATGGTGGCGATGGCTGCTTATTTTGCGGGATCAGAGTTCAAGGACGGGCTGAGGTTCTTCGGAGTACATCGGAGAGATGCCTCGGAGTCTCATATTGCGGTGATTGGTGGGACTGGGAAGTATAACGACGCCAATGGCTATGCTTCAGTTAAGGCTGTGAATGGAAACATATACCTTCTCTTCACAGTTTATCTCAGCTAG